The genomic region TGACCGTAGCAACCCGAAAGCACAGACACCCCCGGCGCCGACATATCAGTTCACCAAGGTCGACTTGAATCAGTTCCGCTACGACTACAAGCCCCCGGTTGACGCCGCCGGCGAAGAGCCTGGGGCGATCCCTGAAAATGGGACCGTGGGACCGGACGAGGAACCACCGGATGGTACTCCGTGAAGGTGAAGGTGAGCTGGCGCATGGCCACCAGTATGCCGTTTATCGCGTCAGGACCGACGATCAGGAGAGAGGGAAGGCCATGCCCCACCGCCGCACCGGGGAGCCGACTTGAAGGCTGAACTTAACATCCCGCCTGAACTGGTCGGCGCGATTGCGGACGCGGTGATGGCGCGGCTGAAGCCGATCTTGACCAGCTTGCAGAAGAACCCCTCACTGGTGAGCGACCTGATGGGTGTGGCCGAGTTGGGTAAATACCTGGGCGGGGTCAGCAGAGATTGGATTTATCAACGGACGGCGGGCAACGAGATCCCTTTCGTGAAGGTGGGCCGCATGATCAAGTTTCGCCGGTCCGACATTGACCGATGGCTGGCAAAGCAATCTACTCCTGCCGTCATCCCGCTTTCAGCGCCTTTACCGCCAAGAGGGGCACGGGATTGTGAATCCCGTGACACAGGGAAAACCCCTTGTGTTATCGCCAATGTGTAAGTCGCTGTGAAGTGGAATGTGAAGTTGGATTTTCCGCTTGCGTTTGCCTTCGGTATGGCTATAATTATGGCTATGCCGTGGGAAGGGGGTAATAGAGGTTGAAGTTCATGACTGTAACGAACGCGAAGCTGACCCTGACAGCGCTGGTGATGGAGGTCGAAAAGACAGGCATCCCTGTCTGTATCACCAGAAACGGCATCCCCGCCGTCATCCTGCGCAAGGTCAGGGAAGGCGAAATCGGACTGGTGGCGAAGGAGCCGCCGGTCGGGAAAGGAGGAAAACCTCGTGGCTCAAGGTAAGGGCATCTACAAGCGTGGCAGCGTCTACTGGCTGACCTATGCGGACGCTGACGGTAAGGTGGTGCGGAAAACCTCCGGGACTTCTGAATACAAGAAAGCCATGAAGGAGCTGACGAAGTGCCGGAACAACGCCGCCAAGGGGAAGCGGGAAGAGAAGGCCGAGTTTCGGAAGGTTCTGTTTACCGATGCGATGGATGACTACTTGAAATGGGCGAAGCCGCAACGGGCATACGACAACAAGGAATACATGAAAGAGAACCTCGTTGCCCGATTCGGCAATATCCCACTCAAGCGGTTCAGCGTGTCGATGCTTGAGGCGTACCAGCAGGATCTACTCGCCCAGGGGAAAGCCCCCGCCACGATCAACCGGCGCGTGGCGCTACTGAAACACCTTTTCCACAAAGCGAACGATTGGAACATGGTGGACAACGAAACCCTCCAGATAGTCCGCAAGGTGAAGAAATTGAAGGAACCGCCCGGGCGTCTTCGGTATCTGACCCCGGAGGAGGGGCGTCGCCTACTGGCGGAGTGCAAGAAACGGCTGCTCCGGGAGATCGTCACCGTGGCGCTGAACACGGGTATGCGTCGCGGGGAGATCCTGGCGCTGAAGTGGGAGAACGTCGATCTTCGGAACGGATACGTTCAGGTGGTGCAATCGAAGAACGGCGAGAGTAGGACGGTGCCCATCAACAGCGCCGTTCGTGAAGTGCTGTCGGGGATCGTCCGGCGGTTAGACGTTTCTTATGTGTTCTGTGATCCAAAGGGCAGGGCGATGAAGGAGGTCGGGTGTTCGTTCGATAGTGCCTGCAAGAGGGCGGGGCTCTACAACTTCCACTTCCATGACCTGCGGCACTCAGCTGCGAGCTTCATGGCGATGGGCGGGATTGACCTGCTGTCCATCGGAAAAATCCTTGGGCATAAGACGTTCAGCATGACGCAGCGGTATGCCCATCTTTCGCCCGGGCACTTGCGGAATGCGGTGGCCGCAATCGACGCGGCTATGGCCTCCAATCAAACGCCAACTTCACAATTCACTTCACAGTCGGCCTTTTTACCCCCCCAGGCAGCAGAGGGTACCGCAGTAAGTACCTGATGTAATTGGTGCCCGGGGAGGGAATCGAACCCTCACGGCTTATTCAGCCTCGGGATTTTAAGTCCCGTGCGTCTGCCAGTTCCGCCACCCGGGCGCTCTCAGGGAAGATACCATAAATTACGAGACAGTCCGAACCGAAGCGGGTCCGAAAATCAAGGTGCTGTGGTTGCGATTTTCGAACGGAGGGGGATGCCCTCCTTCGCTCGAGCTCCATACAAAATGCTTTTGTCGCCCGAGCTACGGAGGGCTATCCTCCGTAGCTCGAAAATCAAGGTACTGTGGTTGCGATTTTCGAGCGAAGGAGGATGGAGGCGGCACCCGGATTCGAACCGGGGATAAAGGATTTGCAGTCCTCTGCCTTACCGCTTGGCTATGCCGCCGCAGCAGGTATTGTTTTCCGGAGGGGTCCTTCCTGTCAAGCGATTCCGGCCGAAACGCCCGTTTCCCCGGGAGTTCGCAGGAACGTCCCTGTTCAACGGGAGTTCGCAGGAACGTCCCTGTTTTGCGGGAGGGGACCGTTCTGGAGTAATATTGGGTGAAGATATCCAGGTCCGTTCCGGGAGGTCCTTTTGCCCCGCACCGTCTTCGTCACAGGCAGCGCAGGCTTCATCGGCTCGCACGTCTCCGGTGCCCTCCTGGCCCGGGGGGACCGTGTCTTCGGATTCGACAACTTCGATCCGTTCTACGACCGCCGGATCAAGGAGCGCAATCTGGCAAAGCTGTCGGAGCATCCGTCGTTCTCCTTCCTCGAGGGGGACATCCGCGACGCCTCCGCCCTCGCACGCTGGGGGGAGGGGATCCGGCCCGACGCTTTGATCCACCTGGCCGCGAAGGCCGGAGTGCGTCCGTCGGTCGCGGATCCCGTCGGCTACGCGGACGTCAACATCCACGGCACGATCCGGATGCTCGAGTGGGCGCGGGAGCGGAAGGTCCCGAAGGTCCTCTTCGCCTCCTCCTCGTCCGTCTACGGCGGCAACACGAAGGTTCCCTTCTCCGAGGACGATTTCGTCGATCACCCGGTGAGCCCCTACGCGGCGACGAAGAAGGCGGGGGAACTTCTCTGCCACACGTACTGCCACCTGTACGGCATGAACGTCGCGGCCCTGCGCTTCTTCACCGTGTACGGCCCCCGCCAGCGCCCGGAGATGGCCATCCACAAGTTCACCCGGAAAATCCTTGGCGGGGAGGAGATCGACCTGTACGGCGACGGCTCCTCCCGGAGGGATTACACCTATATCGAAGACATCGTCTCCGGGGTCCTCGGCGCGCTGGCCGCTCCCCCCGGGTACCGGGTCTACAACCTCGGGGAGTCGGCCACGATCTCCCTTTCGGAACTGGTCGCGCTGATCGAGAAAGCGTGCGGAAAGGCCGCCGTGCGGTGCTTCCAGCCGTCGCAGCCCGGGGACGTCCCCGTTACGTACGCCGACATCTCCCGCGCGAGGAAAGAGATCGCCTACGACCCGCGCACGCCGATCGAACGCGGCGTTACGCTGTTCGTCGACTGGTACCGTCGTGAGGAAACGTCCAGACCAACCTGAAAGGAGGCTTCCATGAAGGTCACGCTGTCGGTCATCAAGGCGGACATCGGTTCCATCGGGGGGCACATCCGGCCGAGCGCGAAGCTGCTCGAAACGGTGCGGTCGAAGGTCGCCGAACTCGGGAAGGGGCTCCTGATCGACACCTATGTCGGGTACACCGGCGACGACGTCGCGATCCTGATGTCGCACACCGGGGGAACCGGAAACGGGAAAGTCCACAAGCTCGCGTGGGACACCTTCATCGCGGGGACCGCGGTGGCGAAGGCGCAGGGGCTCTACGGCGCCGGCCAGGACCTGCTGAAGGATTCCTTCTCCGGGAACGTGAAGGGGATGGGCCCCGCCGTGGCGGAGATGGAGATCGAGGAACGGCCCAACGAACCGTTCGTGCTGTTCGCGGCGGACAAGACCGACCCGGGGGCCTACAACCTGCCGTGCTACCTTGCCTTTGCCGACCCGATGTTCTCCTCCGGCCTGATCCTCTCCCCGAAGTTGGGGAAGGGGTTCACCTTCCGCATCATGGACGTCGCGAACACGGAAGGGGACAAGGTGATCGATCTCTCCGCGCCCGAGGACCTCTACGACATCGCGGCGCTTCTTCGCGACCAGGAGCGGT from Deltaproteobacteria bacterium CG2_30_66_27 harbors:
- a CDS encoding epimerase, producing the protein MPRTVFVTGSAGFIGSHVSGALLARGDRVFGFDNFDPFYDRRIKERNLAKLSEHPSFSFLEGDIRDASALARWGEGIRPDALIHLAAKAGVRPSVADPVGYADVNIHGTIRMLEWARERKVPKVLFASSSSVYGGNTKVPFSEDDFVDHPVSPYAATKKAGELLCHTYCHLYGMNVAALRFFTVYGPRQRPEMAIHKFTRKILGGEEIDLYGDGSSRRDYTYIEDIVSGVLGALAAPPGYRVYNLGESATISLSELVALIEKACGKAAVRCFQPSQPGDVPVTYADISRARKEIAYDPRTPIERGVTLFVDWYRREETSRPT
- a CDS encoding fructose 1,6-bisphosphatase (catalyzes the formation of fructose-6-phosphate from fructose-1,6-bisphosphate); this encodes MKVTLSVIKADIGSIGGHIRPSAKLLETVRSKVAELGKGLLIDTYVGYTGDDVAILMSHTGGTGNGKVHKLAWDTFIAGTAVAKAQGLYGAGQDLLKDSFSGNVKGMGPAVAEMEIEERPNEPFVLFAADKTDPGAYNLPCYLAFADPMFSSGLILSPKLGKGFTFRIMDVANTEGDKVIDLSAPEDLYDIAALLRDQERFVVESIRSRATGEIAAVVSTTRLHNIAGKYTGKDDPVMLVRTQGNFPATGEILAPYTIGHFVAGFMRGSHHGALMPVTRNTGISFFDGPPIVSALAFCVKEGRFTEPADAFDHPYWEYVRTRVSAKSEDLRRQGFFGPAMLPYSELEYGGIVERMKAMEPKFRMLDGKEPVKA